One genomic region from Yersinia canariae encodes:
- the ascF gene encoding PTS cellobiose/arbutin/salicin transporter subunit IIBC, whose amino-acid sequence MSKNYAALSQQIVDAIGGANNIGAITHCMTRLRFVLNDENAVNLAQLKATKGVLGVVHSENQCQVIIGNNVGYAYAEVIKLLPEGVLPTNALPQKNKITLKRIGAGILDALIGTMSPLIPAIIGGSMVKLLAMILDMTGIFGKGSSTLIILNVIGDGAFFFLPVMVAASAAIKFKTNMSLAIAIAGVLVHPAFIDLMAKAAQGQHVEFMGVTVTAVKYTYTVIPALCMTWLLSYIERWVDRITPAVTKNFLKPMLIVLISAPIAIMFIGPLGVWIGSGISALVYTVHDYLGWLSVAIMGALWPLLVMTGMHRVFTPTIIQTIAETGKEGMVMPSEIGANLSLGGSSLAVAWRTKNPELRQTALAAAASAIVAGISEPALYGVALRLKRPLIASLISGFICGAVAGIGGLASHSMASPGLFTSVQFFDPANPMSIVWVFGVMVLAIVISFVTTLLLGFEDIPVEDSVGDSADSNVSHSAVKIN is encoded by the coding sequence ATGTCTAAAAATTATGCGGCACTATCACAACAGATCGTCGATGCTATTGGTGGTGCCAATAATATCGGAGCTATAACCCACTGCATGACGCGTTTACGTTTTGTACTCAATGACGAAAATGCGGTTAATTTAGCCCAATTAAAGGCGACTAAAGGTGTGTTGGGGGTGGTACATAGTGAAAACCAGTGTCAGGTGATTATTGGCAATAATGTGGGTTATGCCTATGCTGAAGTGATCAAACTGCTGCCTGAAGGCGTATTACCGACCAACGCACTGCCCCAGAAAAATAAAATCACTTTAAAACGGATTGGGGCAGGGATACTGGATGCATTAATTGGCACCATGTCACCTTTGATCCCCGCCATCATTGGCGGCTCCATGGTGAAATTGTTGGCGATGATACTGGATATGACCGGTATTTTCGGCAAAGGCTCATCGACTCTCATTATTCTAAATGTGATTGGTGACGGGGCTTTCTTCTTCCTGCCAGTCATGGTGGCGGCTTCTGCGGCGATAAAATTCAAAACCAATATGTCACTCGCGATTGCCATTGCCGGGGTATTGGTTCACCCAGCCTTTATTGATTTGATGGCAAAAGCTGCGCAAGGCCAACATGTTGAATTTATGGGTGTAACTGTCACTGCGGTGAAATACACCTATACCGTAATCCCCGCACTGTGTATGACCTGGCTGCTATCCTATATTGAGCGGTGGGTTGATCGCATTACACCAGCGGTGACTAAAAACTTCCTGAAACCTATGCTGATTGTGCTGATTTCCGCGCCTATTGCCATTATGTTTATTGGGCCATTGGGCGTCTGGATTGGTAGTGGTATCTCTGCTTTGGTGTACACCGTGCATGATTATCTGGGCTGGCTTTCTGTGGCGATTATGGGCGCACTTTGGCCATTATTAGTTATGACCGGCATGCACCGTGTTTTTACCCCCACGATTATTCAAACTATTGCCGAAACTGGGAAAGAGGGCATGGTTATGCCGTCAGAAATTGGAGCGAATCTATCACTGGGTGGCTCATCTTTGGCGGTCGCCTGGCGCACCAAAAACCCAGAATTACGCCAAACGGCCTTGGCAGCAGCGGCTTCCGCGATTGTGGCCGGTATCTCTGAACCGGCACTTTATGGTGTTGCATTGCGGCTCAAACGCCCACTGATCGCCAGCCTTATCAGTGGGTTTATTTGTGGCGCGGTGGCGGGAATCGGTGGATTAGCCAGCCATTCAATGGCGTCTCCGGGGTTGTTTACCAGTGTCCAGTTCTTCGACCCGGCAAATCCAATGAGTATTGTTTGGGTGTTTGGCGTCATGGTTTTGGCGATAGTCATTTCTTTTGTGACGACACTCTTATTGGGATTTGAAGATATTCCTGTTGAAGACAGTGTCGGTGATAGCGCCGACTCAAATGTTTCGCACAGTGCAGTAAAAATTAACTAA
- a CDS encoding 6-phospho-beta-glucosidase translates to MPASTFPDGFLWGGALAANQAEGACFEGGKGLTTVDMIPHGPHRLAVKLGQEKRFTLRENEFYPSHQAIDFYHHYKDDIALMAEMGFTVFRTSIAWSRIYPNGDEMTPNAEGIAFYRDLFNECKKYNIEPLVTLCHFDVPMHLVTEYGSWRSRKMVEFFTRYARTCFEAFDGLVKYWLTFNEINILLHSPFSGAGLAFEADENQEQVKYQAAHHELLASALATKIAHEINPENQVGCMLAGGSFYPRTCKPEDVWAALEKDRENLFFIDVQARGAYPAYTKRLFREKGISITTHEEDNDILKHTVDFVSFSYYASRCASADMNEHNSSAANIVKSLKNPHIQASEWGWGIDPLGLRITMNMMYDRYQKPLFLVENGLGAKDEINSQGEIDDDYRISYLREHIKAMADAIDDGIPVIGYTSWGCIDLVSASTGEMSKRYGFVYVDRDDLGNGSLARKKKKSFYWYKKVIASNGADLS, encoded by the coding sequence ATGCCAGCATCAACATTTCCTGACGGTTTCTTATGGGGCGGCGCATTAGCCGCAAACCAGGCCGAAGGCGCTTGCTTTGAAGGTGGAAAAGGGCTGACAACGGTGGATATGATCCCTCATGGGCCACACCGTTTAGCCGTGAAGTTAGGGCAAGAAAAGCGTTTTACTTTAAGAGAAAACGAGTTTTACCCTAGCCATCAAGCGATTGATTTTTATCATCATTATAAAGACGATATTGCATTAATGGCTGAAATGGGGTTTACCGTATTTCGCACATCAATAGCATGGAGCCGTATTTACCCTAATGGCGATGAAATGACCCCTAACGCGGAGGGTATTGCTTTTTATCGCGACCTTTTTAATGAGTGCAAAAAGTACAATATTGAGCCGTTGGTAACCTTATGCCACTTTGATGTTCCTATGCATCTGGTGACGGAGTATGGCTCGTGGCGTAGCCGAAAAATGGTTGAGTTTTTCACGCGTTATGCCCGAACATGTTTTGAAGCTTTTGATGGTTTGGTGAAGTATTGGCTGACATTTAATGAGATTAATATCTTGCTGCATAGCCCATTCTCTGGGGCGGGTTTAGCGTTTGAAGCGGATGAAAATCAGGAACAGGTAAAATATCAAGCGGCTCACCACGAACTGCTCGCCAGTGCATTAGCAACGAAAATTGCACATGAGATCAATCCTGAGAACCAGGTCGGTTGCATGCTGGCGGGAGGGAGTTTTTACCCGCGCACCTGCAAACCTGAGGATGTCTGGGCGGCGCTGGAAAAAGACCGCGAAAATCTATTTTTCATTGATGTACAGGCCCGTGGGGCTTACCCCGCTTATACAAAACGCCTTTTCAGAGAGAAAGGTATTTCAATTACCACGCACGAGGAAGACAACGATATTCTCAAACATACCGTCGATTTTGTCTCCTTTAGTTATTACGCTTCACGCTGTGCTTCGGCGGATATGAATGAACATAACAGCAGTGCGGCGAATATCGTAAAATCCTTGAAAAATCCGCATATTCAGGCCAGTGAGTGGGGGTGGGGCATTGACCCTCTGGGTCTGCGCATCACCATGAATATGATGTATGACCGCTATCAGAAACCACTTTTCTTAGTTGAAAATGGGCTGGGGGCCAAGGATGAAATTAACTCTCAGGGTGAAATTGACGACGATTACCGCATTAGCTATTTACGCGAACATATTAAAGCAATGGCAGATGCTATCGATGATGGTATTCCGGTTATTGGATATACCTCATGGGGATGCATTGATTTAGTTTCCGCTTCTACTGGGGAAATGAGTAAGCGCTACGGGTTTGTATATGTTGACCGCGATGATCTTGGCAATGGCTCCTTAGCTCGCAAGAAAAAGAAATCTTTCTATTGGTATAAAAAAGTCATTGCCAGTAATGGCGCTGATTTGAGTTAA
- a CDS encoding DUF3861 domain-containing protein: MPGYRYRITIEPLTDRKGEPINKAPVTFEVENHDEILGIIERLQAREDLGFGNEKTAAFALGLKLFSETMMENRKHPIFAPLRTAFMDFMLNLKKGSTRDRAE; this comes from the coding sequence ATGCCTGGTTACCGTTATCGAATCACTATCGAGCCGCTGACCGACCGCAAAGGTGAACCCATTAATAAGGCACCGGTAACATTCGAAGTCGAGAATCACGATGAGATCCTCGGCATCATCGAGCGGCTACAGGCGCGTGAAGATCTGGGCTTCGGTAATGAGAAAACAGCTGCATTTGCATTAGGTCTGAAACTGTTTTCAGAAACAATGATGGAAAATCGCAAACACCCGATATTTGCCCCATTGCGGACGGCATTTATGGATTTTATGCTCAACTTGAAGAAAGGCTCGACACGCGATCGTGCCGAGTGA
- a CDS encoding PadR family transcriptional regulator: MFGFSKRGHRCGEGHHEGERRCGERMHRGGRHHMAGEAVEAARGGRRGRGEKMHRLFEHGDLRVVLLALLDKKPSHGYELIKAIEEASSGLYVPSPGVIYPTLTLLEEQDFVTPVATGNGRKSYQITDAGKAELQQNQQMVDVIFSRLAQVNRRPEGNMAEGISDVMHRLRHILRSSMMRSDVTPEQVENINAALLTAVEAIEKELAPKTAETHEPEKK; this comes from the coding sequence ATGTTTGGTTTTTCAAAACGGGGTCATCGTTGTGGTGAAGGTCACCATGAAGGGGAACGCCGCTGTGGCGAAAGAATGCATCGCGGTGGCCGCCACCATATGGCAGGTGAAGCTGTTGAAGCCGCAAGAGGCGGCAGGCGCGGGCGTGGTGAAAAAATGCATCGCCTGTTTGAACATGGTGATTTGCGCGTTGTGCTGTTGGCGCTGCTTGATAAAAAGCCCAGCCATGGCTACGAGCTGATTAAAGCTATCGAAGAGGCGTCTTCAGGTTTATATGTGCCAAGTCCAGGTGTTATCTACCCAACATTAACCTTATTAGAAGAGCAGGATTTTGTTACCCCAGTAGCGACAGGTAATGGCCGTAAAAGTTACCAAATTACAGATGCTGGTAAAGCCGAATTACAGCAAAACCAACAAATGGTTGATGTTATTTTTTCGCGTCTGGCCCAGGTAAACCGCCGCCCTGAAGGCAATATGGCTGAAGGTATTTCCGATGTAATGCACCGTTTACGTCATATTCTACGCAGCAGTATGATGCGCTCGGATGTGACACCAGAGCAGGTTGAGAACATTAATGCAGCCCTACTGACGGCCGTCGAGGCTATTGAAAAAGAGTTAGCGCCCAAAACGGCTGAAACTCATGAACCGGAGAAAAAATAA
- a CDS encoding zinc ribbon domain-containing protein YjdM has translation MMGLPNCPKCNSEYTWQEEEKLNCPECGHEWSANSDAAATEEGLVVRDANGNLLADGDAVTVVKDLKVKGSSSTLKIGTKVKSIRLVEGDHNIDCKIDGFGPMKLKSEFVKKS, from the coding sequence GTGATGGGTTTACCAAACTGTCCAAAATGCAATTCTGAATATACATGGCAGGAAGAAGAAAAACTGAATTGCCCAGAATGTGGTCATGAGTGGTCGGCAAATAGTGATGCCGCAGCAACTGAAGAAGGCCTGGTGGTACGTGATGCCAATGGCAATTTATTGGCTGACGGTGACGCGGTAACTGTTGTTAAGGATCTGAAAGTCAAAGGTAGCTCTTCAACTCTGAAAATCGGCACCAAAGTGAAGAGCATCCGCCTGGTTGAAGGTGACCACAATATCGATTGTAAAATTGATGGGTTTGGCCCAATGAAGCTGAAATCTGAGTTTGTGAAAAAAAGCTAA
- a CDS encoding LysR family transcriptional regulator, with product MDRLHSMAVFIKVVDCGSLATASEQLNMSSQMAGKHVAFLENRLGTRLLNRTTRKQSLTEIGTLFYERCKIVLAEAEAAESIAYELSATPRGRLRINAPVTFGAYSLAPLITRYLREYPQVHVDLTLNDRFVDLIDEGYEAVIRLGALKDSSLIARSLAPYRLIACASPQYLSARGLPLVPEDLTTHECLGFTYWSNPPERGWHFTKDGQLHAVQVNGRLQVNDATALLSAALNDGGIILGAEVVLKNYLASGQLVQVLAGYEAPSRQMHILFAAHRRPTPKLRSFIDFVVAEFGHQN from the coding sequence ATGGATCGACTACATAGCATGGCGGTATTTATCAAAGTGGTTGACTGTGGATCACTCGCCACTGCGAGTGAACAGCTCAATATGTCGTCGCAAATGGCAGGAAAGCATGTCGCCTTCCTGGAAAATCGCTTGGGCACACGCCTCCTCAACCGTACAACGCGTAAGCAAAGTCTGACGGAAATCGGCACATTGTTTTATGAGCGATGCAAAATTGTGTTAGCTGAGGCCGAAGCTGCGGAATCTATTGCTTATGAACTGAGTGCCACGCCCCGTGGCCGCCTGCGCATCAACGCCCCCGTGACCTTTGGTGCTTATAGCCTGGCACCGCTGATTACCCGTTATCTACGCGAGTATCCGCAAGTCCATGTTGATTTAACTCTCAATGATAGGTTTGTTGACCTCATTGATGAGGGTTATGAAGCTGTCATTCGTCTTGGTGCCCTCAAAGACTCGTCACTCATCGCGCGTTCGCTGGCACCTTATCGCCTGATAGCTTGCGCATCACCTCAGTATTTGTCCGCCCGCGGGTTACCATTAGTTCCCGAAGACCTTACAACGCATGAATGCCTCGGTTTTACCTACTGGTCCAATCCTCCCGAACGCGGCTGGCATTTTACTAAAGATGGGCAGCTCCATGCTGTTCAGGTTAATGGGCGTTTGCAGGTAAATGATGCAACGGCGCTACTCTCAGCAGCATTGAATGACGGGGGGATTATTCTCGGTGCAGAGGTTGTCTTGAAAAACTATCTGGCGTCCGGGCAACTGGTGCAAGTGCTGGCCGGCTATGAGGCACCTTCCCGCCAGATGCATATTCTATTTGCCGCACATCGGCGACCAACACCTAAATTGCGCAGCTTTATTGACTTTGTAGTAGCTGAATTTGGCCACCAAAATTGA
- a CDS encoding NADPH-dependent F420 reductase has product MCYRQQESIDMKIGIIGAGFIGRAVAELAVRHGHHVMISNSRGPETLHSLASAVGCEIGTAEESAEFGEIVLIAIPLKNYRSVPVAALAGKVVLDANNYYPERDGQIVELDTHQTTTSELLAQHLPTSKIVKAFNSIRVKELEVDGQLAGTPNRRALPIAGDDAEAKQQVSHLLDQFGFDTLDAGPLAQGRLFERGTAPYCVRYTLPALKQALAI; this is encoded by the coding sequence ATTTGCTACCGACAACAAGAGAGTATTGACATGAAAATTGGAATTATTGGCGCAGGATTTATTGGGCGTGCTGTTGCAGAATTGGCTGTGCGTCACGGCCATCACGTGATGATCAGTAATTCGCGAGGCCCGGAAACGTTACACAGTCTTGCGAGTGCCGTTGGATGTGAGATTGGCACCGCTGAGGAGTCGGCTGAATTTGGTGAGATTGTCTTAATTGCGATTCCACTGAAAAATTACCGTTCTGTGCCCGTGGCAGCTTTGGCGGGTAAAGTCGTGCTCGATGCGAATAATTACTATCCTGAACGGGATGGGCAGATTGTCGAACTGGATACTCACCAGACCACAACCAGTGAGTTATTAGCACAACATTTGCCTACATCGAAAATTGTTAAAGCTTTCAATTCGATACGCGTAAAGGAGCTAGAAGTGGATGGTCAACTAGCAGGGACACCAAATAGACGCGCTCTCCCCATTGCAGGGGATGATGCCGAGGCTAAACAACAGGTTAGTCATCTGCTAGACCAATTCGGTTTCGATACTTTAGATGCCGGGCCGTTAGCTCAGGGCCGGTTATTCGAACGCGGTACTGCGCCATATTGTGTCCGCTATACTTTACCCGCATTGAAACAAGCATTAGCTATTTAG
- a CDS encoding DUF6506 family protein, with protein MSDIFKAAFIFVAPAADSAKHVSWVKTENVHVKMIAVPDYQRGCEILDELHQEGIQAVELCAGFGHLGVASMVKAAAGRMLIGVVRFDQHPCLGNVSGDTLSPLHS; from the coding sequence ATGTCCGATATTTTTAAAGCTGCTTTTATTTTTGTTGCACCAGCCGCAGATTCTGCAAAGCATGTCTCATGGGTAAAGACAGAGAATGTTCATGTGAAAATGATAGCTGTGCCCGATTATCAACGAGGATGCGAGATACTTGATGAATTACATCAGGAGGGTATCCAGGCTGTAGAGTTGTGTGCAGGCTTTGGTCATCTGGGAGTTGCCAGCATGGTGAAGGCCGCCGCAGGGCGTATGCTTATCGGCGTCGTACGCTTCGATCAGCATCCTTGTCTTGGTAACGTCAGTGGTGATACCCTCTCCCCATTGCATTCTTAA